A genomic segment from Klebsiella africana encodes:
- a CDS encoding shikimate 5-dehydrogenase yields MINRDTLLCISLAGRPGNFGTRFHNYLYDKLGLNYLYKAFTTTDIEAAVKGVRALGIRGCAVSMPFKESCIPFLDAIDPSAKAIDSVNTIVNDDGKLTGLNTDYIAVKSLIASHRLDTNARVMIQGSGGMGKAVIAAFRDAGFRDVIIAARNRQRGLALAKQYGFQWQPLPEGIAAEILVNVTPLGMAGGEESTTLAFSPAMVAQASVVFDVVALPAETPLIRLAQQRGKQTISGAEVIALQAVEQFALYTGVRPDNALVAEASAFARS; encoded by the coding sequence ATGATTAACCGCGATACGCTGCTGTGTATCTCTCTGGCGGGTCGCCCCGGCAACTTCGGCACCCGCTTTCATAACTATCTGTATGACAAGCTGGGGTTGAACTACCTCTACAAAGCCTTTACGACAACGGATATTGAGGCGGCGGTAAAAGGGGTTCGCGCGTTGGGTATCCGCGGATGTGCAGTCTCCATGCCGTTTAAAGAGAGCTGCATACCGTTTCTTGACGCGATCGATCCGTCGGCAAAAGCCATCGACTCCGTCAACACCATTGTCAATGACGACGGGAAGTTAACCGGGCTAAACACCGATTACATCGCGGTTAAAAGCCTGATCGCCAGCCATCGGCTCGATACCAACGCCAGAGTAATGATTCAGGGTAGCGGCGGTATGGGGAAAGCCGTCATAGCTGCCTTCCGTGATGCCGGTTTTCGCGACGTGATCATTGCGGCCCGCAATCGCCAGCGCGGCCTGGCGCTGGCAAAACAGTATGGTTTCCAGTGGCAGCCCCTGCCGGAAGGGATCGCAGCTGAGATTCTGGTCAATGTCACACCGCTGGGCATGGCGGGGGGAGAGGAAAGCACCACGCTGGCATTCAGTCCGGCCATGGTGGCCCAGGCCAGCGTCGTGTTTGACGTGGTCGCATTGCCGGCAGAAACTCCGCTGATTCGCCTGGCGCAGCAACGGGGTAAGCAGACCATTAGCGGCGCGGAAGTCATTGCCCTGCAAGCTGTCGAGCAGTTCGCCCTTTATACCGGCGTACGGCCGGATAATGCGCTGGTGGCAGAAGCCTCGGCGTTTGCCAGAAGCTAG
- a CDS encoding Na/Pi cotransporter family protein, whose product MLTLLHLLSAVALLVWGTHIVRTGVMRVYGARLRTVLSSSVEKKPLAFCAGLGVTALVQSSNATTMLVTSFVAQDLVGLTPALVMVLGADVGTALMARVLTFDLSWLSPLLIFIGVIFFLGRKQTRAGQLGRVGIGLGLILLALELIVQAVHPITQANGVQVIFASLTGDIMLDALIGAVFAIISYSSLAAVLLTATLTAAGAISFPVALCLVIGANLGSGLLAMLNNSAANAAARRVALGSLLFKLVGSLIILPFVHPLAAVMHKLPLAESELVIYFHVFYNLLRCIAMVPFAGPMAKLCQRLIRDEPELDNHLKPKHLDPSALDTPALALANAARETLRIGDAMEQMLESLHKVMHGEPRQEKELRRMADDINVLYTAIKLYLARMPKDELAEEESRRWAEIIEMSLNLEQASDIVERMGSEIADKSLAARRAFSVEGLKELDALYDLLLSNLQLAMSVFFSSDVPSARRLRRSKHRFRILNRRYSHAHVDRLHQQNVQSIETSTLHLALLGDMKRLNSLFCSVAYSVMEQPDEDDERDDY is encoded by the coding sequence GTGTTAACTCTGCTACACCTGTTGTCCGCGGTTGCTCTGCTGGTGTGGGGCACGCATATCGTGCGTACCGGGGTGATGCGCGTCTATGGCGCTCGCCTGCGTACCGTTCTCAGTAGCAGCGTAGAGAAAAAGCCGCTCGCCTTCTGCGCGGGTCTTGGCGTCACTGCGCTGGTGCAAAGCAGCAATGCCACCACCATGCTGGTGACCTCGTTTGTCGCCCAGGATCTGGTGGGCCTGACGCCAGCGCTGGTGATGGTGCTGGGGGCCGACGTCGGGACGGCGCTGATGGCGAGGGTACTGACCTTCGACCTGTCGTGGCTGTCGCCGCTGCTGATATTTATCGGGGTAATTTTCTTCCTTGGCCGCAAGCAGACCCGCGCCGGGCAGCTGGGGCGAGTGGGGATCGGTCTGGGGCTGATCCTGTTGGCCCTGGAGCTGATTGTCCAGGCCGTACATCCCATAACCCAGGCCAACGGCGTGCAGGTGATTTTTGCCTCGCTGACCGGAGATATCATGCTGGATGCCTTGATTGGCGCCGTATTTGCGATCATCAGCTACTCCAGCCTGGCGGCGGTGTTGCTGACCGCGACGCTGACTGCGGCGGGAGCGATCTCTTTCCCGGTGGCGCTGTGTCTGGTGATTGGCGCCAACCTGGGATCGGGGCTGTTAGCGATGCTCAACAACAGCGCGGCCAACGCGGCAGCGCGCCGGGTGGCGTTGGGCAGCCTGCTGTTTAAGCTGGTGGGGAGCCTGATTATTCTGCCGTTCGTCCATCCGCTGGCCGCGGTGATGCACAAGCTGCCGTTGGCGGAGTCCGAGTTGGTTATCTACTTCCACGTCTTTTACAACCTGCTGCGCTGCATCGCGATGGTGCCCTTCGCCGGGCCGATGGCGAAGCTGTGCCAGCGTCTGATCCGCGATGAGCCCGAGCTGGATAACCATCTCAAACCCAAGCATCTCGACCCGTCGGCGCTGGATACCCCGGCGCTGGCGCTGGCCAATGCCGCGCGCGAGACGCTGCGCATTGGTGATGCGATGGAGCAGATGCTGGAGAGCCTGCATAAGGTGATGCATGGCGAACCGCGTCAGGAGAAAGAGCTGCGCCGCATGGCGGACGATATCAACGTCCTCTACACCGCCATTAAGCTCTATCTGGCTCGGATGCCAAAGGATGAGCTGGCGGAAGAGGAATCCCGGCGCTGGGCGGAAATTATTGAGATGTCGCTAAACCTCGAGCAGGCCTCCGATATCGTCGAGCGGATGGGCAGCGAGATCGCCGATAAATCGCTGGCGGCGCGACGCGCTTTCTCGGTGGAAGGGTTAAAGGAGCTGGATGCGCTGTACGATCTGCTGCTCAGCAATTTGCAGCTGGCGATGTCGGTCTTCTTCTCCAGCGATGTGCCCAGCGCCCGTCGCCTGCGACGCAGCAAACACCGGTTCCGCATTCTTAACCGCCGCTACTCACATGCGCACGTTGACCGTCTGCATCAGCAGAACGTGCAGAGTATCGAAACCAGTACGCTGCACCTGGCGCTGCTGGGGGATATGAAGCGCCTGAACAGCCTGTTTTGTTCAGTGGCCTACAGCGTGATGGAGCAGCCGGATGAAGACGACGAACGGGATGACTACTGA
- the metH gene encoding methionine synthase → MSSKVEQLHQQLKERILVLDGGMGTMIQGYRLSEQDFRGERFADWPCDLKGNNDLLVLSKPEVIREIHDAYFEAGADIIETNTFNSTTIAMADYQMESLSAEINFAAAKLARASADAWTARTPDKPRYVAGVLGPTNRTASISPDVNDPAFRNITFDQLVAAYRESTRALVEGGVDLILIETVFDTLNAKAAIYAVKEELEALGVDLPLMISGTITDASGRTLSGQTTEAFYNSLRHAEALSFGLNCALGPDELRQYVQELSRIAECYVTAHPNAGLPNAFGEYDLDADTMAAQIREWAEAGFLNIVGGCCGTTPEHIAAMSRAVAGLPPRQLPEIPVACRLAGLEPLNIGDDSLFVNVGERTNVTGSAKFKRLIKEEKYSEALDVARQQVESGAQIIDINMDEGMLDAEAAMVRFLNLIAGEPDIARVPIMIDSSKWEVIEKGLKCIQGKGIVNSISMKEGVEPFIHHAKLVRRYGAAVVVMAFDEVGQADTRERKIEICRRAYKILTEEVGFPPEDIIFDPNIFAVATGIEEHNNYAQDFIGACEDIKRELPHALISGGVSNVSFSFRGNDPVREAIHAVFLYYAIRNGMDMGIVNAGQLAIYDDLPGELRDAVEDVILNRRDDSTERLLELAEKYRGSKVDDGANAQQAEWRSWDVKKRLEYSLVKGITEFIEQDTEEARQQAARPIEVIEGPLMDGMNVVGDLFGEGKMFLPQVVKSARVMKQAVAYLEPFIEASKEQGSSNGKMVIATVKGDVHDIGKNIVGVVLQCNNYEIIDLGVMVPADKILKTAKEVNADLIGLSGLITPSLDEMVNVAKEMERQGFTIPLLIGGATTSKAHTAVKIEQNYSGPTVYVQNASRTVGVVAALLSDTQRDEFVARTRKEYETVRIQHGRKKPRTPPVTLAAARENDLAFDWESYTPPVAHRLGVQTVEASIETLRNYIDWTPFFMTWSLAGKYPRILEDEVVGEEAQRLFKDANELLDKLSAEKTLNPRGVVGLFPANRVGDDIEIYRDETRTHVLTVSHHLRQQTEKVGFANYCLADFVAPKLSGKADYIGAFAVTGGLEEDALADAYEAQHDDYNKIMIKAIADRLAEAFAEYLHEKVRKVYWGYAANENLSNEELIRENYQGIRPAPGYPACPEHTEKGTIWQLLDVEAHTGMKLTESFAMWPGASVSGWYFSHPDSKYFAVAQIQRDQVEDYALRKGMTPAEVERWLAPNLGYDAD, encoded by the coding sequence GTGAGCAGCAAAGTTGAGCAACTGCATCAGCAGTTAAAAGAACGTATTCTGGTTCTGGATGGGGGCATGGGCACCATGATCCAGGGCTATCGTCTGAGTGAGCAGGACTTTCGCGGTGAGCGCTTTGCTGACTGGCCGTGCGACCTGAAAGGCAACAACGACCTGCTGGTGCTCAGCAAGCCCGAGGTGATCCGCGAGATCCACGACGCCTATTTCGAGGCCGGCGCGGATATCATCGAGACCAACACCTTTAACTCGACGACCATCGCGATGGCGGATTACCAGATGGAATCCCTGTCGGCGGAGATCAACTTTGCGGCGGCGAAGCTGGCCCGCGCCAGCGCCGACGCCTGGACGGCCCGCACGCCGGACAAACCGCGCTATGTCGCGGGCGTGCTTGGCCCGACCAACCGTACCGCCTCTATCTCGCCTGATGTGAACGATCCGGCGTTCCGTAATATTACCTTTGACCAGCTGGTGGCCGCCTATCGCGAATCCACCCGGGCGCTGGTGGAAGGTGGTGTGGATCTGATCCTGATTGAAACGGTATTTGACACCCTGAACGCCAAAGCGGCTATCTATGCGGTGAAAGAGGAGCTGGAGGCGCTGGGCGTTGACCTGCCGCTAATGATCTCCGGCACCATTACCGATGCCTCTGGCCGCACGCTTTCCGGGCAGACCACCGAAGCTTTCTATAACTCGCTGCGCCACGCCGAAGCTTTATCGTTTGGTCTTAACTGCGCCCTTGGGCCGGATGAACTGCGCCAGTACGTTCAGGAGCTGTCGCGCATCGCCGAATGCTACGTCACCGCGCACCCGAACGCCGGTTTGCCCAACGCCTTCGGCGAATACGATCTGGACGCCGACACTATGGCGGCGCAGATCCGCGAATGGGCGGAAGCCGGTTTCCTCAATATCGTCGGCGGCTGCTGCGGTACGACTCCGGAGCATATCGCCGCCATGAGCCGGGCGGTAGCGGGCCTGCCGCCGCGTCAGTTGCCGGAAATTCCGGTGGCCTGCCGCCTCGCCGGTCTGGAGCCGCTGAACATCGGCGACGACAGCCTGTTCGTTAACGTCGGTGAACGTACCAACGTCACCGGCTCGGCGAAATTTAAACGCTTGATCAAAGAAGAGAAGTACAGCGAAGCGCTGGACGTTGCCCGTCAGCAGGTGGAAAGCGGCGCGCAGATTATCGATATCAACATGGACGAGGGGATGCTCGACGCGGAAGCGGCGATGGTGCGCTTCCTCAACCTGATTGCTGGCGAGCCGGACATTGCCCGCGTGCCGATCATGATTGACTCCTCCAAGTGGGAAGTCATTGAAAAGGGCCTGAAATGTATTCAGGGCAAAGGCATCGTTAACTCGATTTCGATGAAAGAGGGCGTCGAACCCTTTATCCACCATGCGAAGCTGGTGCGCCGTTATGGCGCCGCGGTAGTGGTGATGGCCTTTGACGAAGTGGGCCAGGCCGACACCCGCGAACGCAAAATTGAGATCTGCCGTCGCGCTTACAAAATTCTCACCGAAGAGGTCGGCTTCCCGCCAGAAGATATCATCTTTGACCCCAATATCTTTGCGGTAGCGACCGGTATCGAAGAGCATAACAACTATGCGCAGGACTTTATCGGCGCCTGCGAAGACATCAAACGCGAGCTGCCGCATGCGCTGATTTCCGGCGGTGTCTCCAACGTGTCGTTCTCGTTCCGCGGTAACGACCCGGTACGTGAGGCGATCCACGCCGTGTTCCTCTACTATGCGATCCGCAACGGCATGGACATGGGGATCGTCAACGCCGGTCAGCTGGCCATCTATGATGACCTCCCGGGCGAGCTGCGCGACGCGGTCGAAGACGTGATCCTCAACCGCCGCGATGACAGTACCGAACGGTTACTTGAGCTGGCGGAAAAATATCGCGGCAGCAAAGTTGACGACGGCGCGAATGCTCAGCAGGCGGAATGGCGCAGTTGGGACGTGAAAAAGCGTCTCGAATATTCGCTGGTGAAGGGCATTACCGAATTTATCGAACAGGACACCGAAGAAGCGCGTCAGCAGGCTGCCCGCCCGATTGAGGTGATTGAAGGGCCGCTGATGGACGGCATGAACGTGGTCGGCGATCTGTTCGGCGAAGGCAAAATGTTCCTGCCTCAGGTGGTGAAATCCGCCCGCGTAATGAAACAGGCGGTGGCCTACCTTGAGCCGTTTATTGAAGCCAGTAAAGAGCAGGGCTCCAGTAACGGCAAAATGGTGATTGCCACGGTAAAAGGTGACGTTCACGACATCGGCAAAAACATCGTCGGCGTGGTGCTGCAGTGTAATAACTACGAAATCATCGATCTTGGCGTGATGGTCCCGGCGGACAAAATTCTCAAAACCGCCAAAGAGGTGAACGCGGATCTGATCGGTCTTTCCGGGCTGATTACCCCGTCACTGGACGAGATGGTTAACGTGGCGAAAGAGATGGAGCGCCAGGGCTTTACCATCCCGCTGCTGATAGGCGGCGCGACTACCTCGAAAGCGCATACGGCGGTGAAAATCGAGCAGAACTACAGCGGCCCGACCGTTTACGTACAGAACGCCTCGCGCACCGTCGGGGTGGTGGCTGCGCTGCTCTCGGATACGCAGCGCGATGAGTTTGTCGCCCGCACGCGCAAAGAGTATGAGACCGTGCGTATCCAGCATGGACGTAAAAAACCGCGCACGCCGCCGGTGACCCTGGCCGCCGCACGGGAAAACGATCTGGCCTTTGACTGGGAGAGCTACACACCGCCGGTGGCTCATCGTCTGGGGGTACAGACGGTGGAAGCCAGTATCGAGACCCTGCGCAACTACATCGACTGGACGCCGTTCTTCATGACCTGGTCGCTGGCGGGTAAATATCCGCGCATTCTGGAAGATGAAGTGGTAGGGGAAGAGGCGCAGCGCCTGTTCAAAGACGCTAACGAGCTGCTGGATAAGCTGAGCGCAGAGAAAACCCTGAACCCGCGCGGCGTGGTGGGTCTGTTCCCGGCCAACCGCGTGGGCGACGATATTGAAATCTATCGCGATGAAACCCGCACCCACGTACTGACGGTGAGCCATCACCTGCGCCAGCAGACGGAGAAGGTCGGCTTTGCCAACTACTGCCTTGCCGATTTTGTCGCGCCGAAGCTGAGCGGCAAAGCGGACTACATCGGTGCCTTCGCCGTCACCGGCGGCCTGGAAGAGGACGCGCTGGCGGACGCCTATGAAGCGCAGCACGACGACTATAACAAGATCATGATCAAAGCCATCGCCGATCGTCTGGCGGAAGCCTTCGCCGAGTATCTGCACGAGAAAGTGCGCAAGGTCTACTGGGGATATGCGGCCAATGAGAACCTCAGCAATGAGGAACTTATTCGCGAGAACTACCAAGGGATCCGTCCAGCGCCGGGGTATCCGGCCTGTCCGGAGCACACCGAAAAAGGGACCATCTGGCAGCTTTTGGACGTGGAAGCCCATACCGGCATGAAGCTCACCGAATCGTTCGCCATGTGGCCGGGCGCATCGGTTTCCGGCTGGTACTTCAGCCATCCGGACAGCAAGTACTTCGCCGTGGCGCAGATCCAGCGCGACCAGGTCGAAGACTACGCGCTGCGTAAAGGAATGACGCCGGCGGAAGTCGAACGCTGGTTAGCGCCTAATCTGGGCTATGATGCCGACTAA
- the iclR gene encoding glyoxylate bypass operon transcriptional repressor IclR: MATTPVPAKRGRKPAAATAQQAGGQVQSLTRGLKLLEWIAESHSSVALTELAQQAGLPNSTTHRLLTTMQQLGFVRQVGELGHWAVGAHAFVVGSSFLQSRNLLAIVHPILRQLMEDSGETVNLAVLDQSDHQAIIIDQVQCTQLMRMSAPIGGKLPMHASGAGKAFLSQLSEEQVTSLLHRKGLHAYTHATLVSPLHLKEDLAQTRKRGYSFDDEEHALGLRCVAACIYDEHREPFAAISISGPISRMTDDRVTELGALVIKAAKEVTLAYGGVK, translated from the coding sequence ATGGCCACTACCCCCGTTCCCGCGAAACGCGGCAGAAAACCCGCGGCTGCCACTGCCCAGCAGGCTGGCGGTCAGGTTCAGTCGCTGACCCGCGGCCTGAAATTGCTCGAATGGATTGCCGAGTCCCACAGCAGCGTCGCGCTGACCGAACTGGCGCAGCAGGCCGGTCTGCCCAACTCCACCACTCACCGTCTGCTGACCACCATGCAACAGCTGGGCTTCGTCCGCCAGGTGGGCGAGCTGGGTCACTGGGCCGTCGGGGCACATGCTTTCGTAGTCGGCAGCAGCTTTCTACAAAGCCGCAATCTGCTGGCCATTGTCCACCCGATCCTGCGCCAGCTGATGGAAGATTCCGGTGAAACGGTGAATCTGGCGGTGCTCGACCAGAGCGACCACCAGGCGATCATTATCGACCAGGTGCAGTGCACCCAGCTAATGCGGATGTCGGCGCCGATCGGCGGTAAACTGCCGATGCACGCTTCCGGCGCCGGGAAGGCGTTCCTCTCGCAGTTGAGCGAAGAGCAGGTTACCAGCCTCCTGCACCGTAAAGGGCTGCATGCCTATACGCATGCCACGCTGGTCTCCCCGCTGCATCTGAAGGAAGATTTAGCCCAGACCCGCAAGCGGGGCTACTCTTTCGATGATGAGGAACACGCGCTCGGCCTGCGCTGTGTAGCCGCCTGCATTTACGATGAACACCGCGAACCGTTCGCGGCAATCTCCATCTCCGGTCCCATCTCACGCATGACCGATGACCGGGTGACCGAGCTGGGCGCGCTGGTGATCAAAGCGGCGAAGGAAGTGACGCTGGCGTATGGCGGGGTTAAATAA